The Athene noctua chromosome 3, bAthNoc1.hap1.1, whole genome shotgun sequence genome includes a region encoding these proteins:
- the IFRD1 gene encoding interferon-related developmental regulator 1, with amino-acid sequence MPKPKKRGSNHQRGAGGQSRNVQPFSDEDASIETMSHCSGFSDPASFTEDGPEVDEEATQEDLEYKLKGFIDLTLDKSAKTRQAALESLKSAFSSKILYEFIMERRMTLTDSIERCIKKGKSDEQCAAAGLACLLCVQMGSGIESEEIFKTLGPVLKKIVCDGTASIQARQACATCLGICCFIVTDDITELYSTMECLENIFTKAYQRDRDTNGVSSTHNTVLHISALLAWTLLLTICPVNEVKKKIEMHLHKLPSLLSCDDLNMRIAAGETLALLFELARETDADFFYEDMELLTEKLRALATDGNKHRAKVDKRKQRSVFRDVLRAVEERDFPTEMVKFGPERMYIDCWVKKQTYDTFKEILGSGMQYHLQSNDFLRNVFELGPPVMLDAATLKTMKISRFERHLYNSAAFKARTKARSKCRDKRADVGEFF; translated from the exons ATGCCCAAGCCTAAGAAGCGGGGGAGCAACCACCAGCGCGGAGCCG GTGGTCAGTCCAGAAACGTGCAGCCTTTTAGTGATGAAGATGCTTCAATTGAAACTATGAGCCACTGCAGTGGCTTCAGTGATCCTGCTAGCTTCACTGAGGATG GGCCTGAAGTTGATGAAGAAGCCACTCAAGAAGACTTAGAATACAAATTGAAGGGATTTATTGATCTTACATTGGACAAGAG TGCAAAGACAAGACAAGCAGCTCTTGAAAGTctgaaaagtgctttttcttctaaaatactATATGAATTTATAATGGAAAGGAGAATGACACTAACTGATAGCATTGAACGCTGCATAAAGAAAG GTAAGAGCGACGAACAGTGTGCAGCTGCTGGACTGGCATGCCTTCTGTGTGTGCAGATGGGGTCGGGAATTGAAAGTGAAGAGATTTTTAAGACCCTTGGTCCGGTTCTGAAGAAGATTGTCTGTGATGGAACAGCCAGTATCCAAGCCAGACAGGCT TGTGCAACCTGCCTAGGGATTTGCTGTTTCATTGTCACTGATGATATTACG GAACTGTACTCGACTATGGAATGCCTGGAAAACATCTTCACAAAGGCCTATCAGCGAGATAGAGACACTAATGGTGTATCGAGTACCCATAATACTGTGCTTCACATCAGTGCTCTCTTAGCTTGGACACTGTTGTTAACCATTTGTCCAGTGAATGAAGTGAAGAAGAAAATTGAAAT GCACTTGCATAAACTTCCAAGTCTGTTGTCTTGTGATGATCTCAACATGAGAATAGCTGCTGGAGAAACACTAGCCCTTCTGTTTGAACTGGCACGCGAAACGGATGCT GATTTCTTTTATGAAGACATGGAACTTCTAACAGAGAAGCTAAGAGCTCTAGCTACTGATGGAAACAAGCACCGAGCCAAAGTAGACAAAAGAAAGCAGCGATCTGTCTTCAGAGATGTTCTACGAGCTGTTGAG GAGCGTGACTTTCCTACAGAGATGGTTAAGTTTGGACCTGAGCGCATGTATATTGACTGCTGGGTTAAAAAACAAACTTATGATACCTTCAAGGAGATTCTGGGGTCGGGGATGCAATATCATTTGCAG TCAAATGACTTTCTTCGGAATGTGTTTGAGCTTGGTCCACCAGTAATGCTAGATGCTGCAACTCTTAAAACAATGAAGATATCCCGTTTTGAAAGG cACTTGTACAACTCTGCAGCATTCAAGGCTCGGACAAAGGCTAGAAGTAAATGTCGTGATAAAAGAGCAGATGTGGGGGAATTTTTCTAG
- the LSMEM1 gene encoding leucine-rich single-pass membrane protein 1, whose protein sequence is MERPSLEINLPDTYEEGKLYVVDSLNNLNKLNVCTDGSQHVLDEEENTGGTGENTAGSNIRNQCLFFVTFILTLIISLALVSFVIFLIIQTRNKMDQISSRLISEKKNIEELKKMNNMILKHLNQSGIKEKARYLFTQSPDLHDYLFTHAELKVPGE, encoded by the exons ATGGAGAGGCCTTCATTGGAAATTAACCTGCCCGACACTTATGAAGAAGGAAAACTTTATGTAGTTGATTCCTTAAACAACCTAAATAAACTAAATGTTTGTACAGATGGATCCCAACATGTGCTAG ATGAGGAAGAGAACACTGGTGGTACTGGAGAAAACACGGCAGGGAGCAACATAAGAAACCAATGTTTGTTCTTCGTCACCTTTATTCTTACTTTGATCATCAGTTTGGCACTTGTTTCATTCGTAATATTCTTAATAA ttCAAACTAGAAACAAGATGGACCAAATTTCAAGCAGACTAATATCTGAAAAGAAGAACATAGAAGAGCTTAAGAAAATGAACAATATGATATTAAAGCATCTAAATCAATCAGGAATCAAGGAAAAGGCAAGATACCTCTTCACACAGTCTCCTGATCTTCATGATTACCTCTTTACCCATGCTGAGCTGAAAGTCCCTGGAGAATAG